A region from the Lycium barbarum isolate Lr01 chromosome 8, ASM1917538v2, whole genome shotgun sequence genome encodes:
- the LOC132605830 gene encoding uncharacterized protein LOC132605830, translated as MSARRHQSDEVPKVIKLKIIMDKTRDRVIFAESDHEFIDTLFSFLTLPLGTILRLLDKDMVQLGSISRVYASVYSIDPKFMHTSHCKSMLLMPRNTSETHCGKLKLNVDHSENAGKLFCCSNYQCRKLVSFLQNMRCCGCGNLMVRSTRLFEEEEKGSCGEESAVEVFLKGGAASFMITDDFQVMPASTASYVELFEKLEVSHRNEIEAVTMEVGIKEVLQLLKFSLLSTTPLTNMVLSSKENWVRDTSKFKDGPTAKSDKKGIPQNINSMSMKLIVSKSKKKVLYAEAGVELVDLLFSFLAFPLGAVVKLLGCNSKLDCIDNLYKGADDLSSRNYFKSEECKNRLLSPKLYPHFGYNSHILQLEEETPKCRLDRENLALPLLQQSDKAARNVAVILDPKSPTGETVNGEGYLRGPATFMIMDNLLVSPFSPTSSIALLKQLKVPTSDVEERNVIVGKDEALNLLKASLISKTVLNDVFNRREPSPEIMLKV; from the exons ATGTCTGCCAGACGCCATCAATCTGATGAAGTCCCTAAG GTTATCAAACTTAAGATTATAATGGACAAGACTAGAGACCGAGTAATATTTGCAGAGTCGGACCATGAGTTCATTGATACACTGTTTTCATTCTTGACACTCCCTTTAGGCACTATTCTAAGACTTCTTGATAAAGATATGGTTCAACTTGGATCAATAAGCCGGGTTTACGCCAGTGTTTACTCCATTGATCCAAAATTCATGCATACAAGCCATTGTAAATCCATGTTGCTCATGCCTAGAAACACATCAGAGACTCATTGTGGAAAGTTGAAGCTCAATGTTGACCATTCGGAGAATGCAGGGAAGTTGTTTTGCTGTTCTAACTATCAGTGTAGAAAATTGGTCAGTTTCTTGCAGAATATGCGGTGCTGCGGGTGTGGAAATTTGATGGTGCGTTCGACAAGACTTTTTGAGGAGGAAGAGAAGGGAAGTTGTGGGGAAGAAAGTGCAGTTGAAGTTTTTCTAAAGGGTGGGGCAGCAAGTTTTATGATAACAGATGATTTCCAGGTAATGCCAGCCTCAACAGCTAGTTATGTAGAATTGTTTGAAAAGCTTGAAGTCAGTCACAGGAATGAGATTGAGGCAGTGACTATGGAAGTTGGCATCAAGGAG GTACTTCAACTGCTGAAATTCTCATTGCTCTCCACGACACCTTTGACAAATATGGTACTGTCTAGCAAGGAAAACTGGGTAAGAGATACATCAAAGTTTAAAGATGGTCCAACAGCCAAGTCAGACAAGAAGGGCATACCTCAGAACATAAATAGTATGAGCATGAAGCTTATAGTTAGCAAAAGTAAGAAAAAAGTGTTGTATGCAGAAGCTGGGGTTGAGCTTGTAGACCTCCTTTTCAGTTTCCTCGCATTCCCTTTAGGGGCTGTCGTAAAGCTTCTAGGTTGCAACTCAAAACTTGATTGCATAGACAATTTGTACAAAGGTGCTGATGATTTGAGTTCACGAAACTATTTCAAATCAGAAGAGTGCAAAAACAGGCTACTCTCTCCAAAATTGTATCCACACTTTGGTTACAACAGTCATATACTTCAGCTCGAAGAGGAAACTCCAAAATGTAGGCTTGACAGAGAAAATTTAGCCCTACCTTTGTTACAACAATCTGACAAAGCAGCACGAAATGTAGCTGTCATTTTGGACCCAAAGTCTCCAACAGGAGAAACTGTAAATGGGGAAGGATACTTGAGAGGGCCTGCAACATTTATGATAATGGATAATTTGCTAGTCTCTCCTTTTTCCCCTACCTCAAGCATAGCTCTACTTAAGCAATTGAAGGTGCCAACCAGTGACGTGGAGGAACGCAATGTCATTGTCGGAAAGGATGAG GCCCTGAATTTGCTGAAAGCTTCTTTAATTTCAAAAACAGTTCTGAATGATGTTTTCAACAGGAGGGAACCCTCTCCCGAGATTATGCTAAAAGTTTAA